One region of Elusimicrobiota bacterium genomic DNA includes:
- a CDS encoding PAS domain-containing protein — MVKNIQEYYQCILDNLTGGLVSVDMSGKVVYINPTAGRILHLESVPGCLDKKYDSAFESFPALRDVIRETIETGKTVRRAEISIMHASTPLIIGYSTMQVRGADGKEMGVTVIFQDISFVAAKK; from the coding sequence ATGGTAAAAAATATTCAGGAATATTACCAATGCATACTGGACAACCTTACCGGCGGACTTGTAAGCGTGGACATGAGCGGAAAGGTGGTTTATATAAATCCCACCGCCGGCCGGATACTTCACCTTGAAAGTGTTCCCGGCTGCCTGGATAAGAAATACGACTCCGCTTTTGAAAGTTTCCCCGCGCTCAGGGATGTTATACGCGAAACCATTGAAACCGGAAAAACCGTGCGGCGCGCTGAGATTTCCATCATGCACGCCAGCACCCCCCTTATAATCGGTTACAGCACCATGCAAGTGCGCGGCGCCGACGGCAAGGAAATGGGAGTTACCGTTATTTTTCAGGACATTTCTTTTGTGGCCGCAAAAAAATAG
- a CDS encoding DnaJ domain-containing protein, which yields MPPKYINYYSVLGVSKTASGAEIKSAYRKLALKHHPDRNPGNKTAEAKFKEINEANEVLSDPEKRKLYDQLGENYRDGQNFTPPPGGGFEHSRQGGFQYTGQGQGQHDFSQFEGFSDFFNSIFGGAEGFGGAAHGGFGDAGGFERAGYPQQTRSRLDLDAELELSLKDLVCGGHKDLSFSYRTGRRTETKQVSVNIPKGLRAGSRLRLKGQGASAQGRTGDLYLNIKIAEDPRFTVKGDDLEVKVTATPWDAALGAEICVPAIDGPLTIKLPPNSHTGRSMRISGRGLPKKDGARGDLYALIEIDIPDSLTQEQRDLFKKLKDLE from the coding sequence ATGCCCCCAAAATACATCAACTACTATTCTGTTCTTGGCGTGTCCAAAACCGCCTCCGGGGCCGAAATAAAGTCGGCCTATCGAAAGCTTGCCCTCAAACATCATCCCGACCGCAACCCGGGAAACAAAACCGCCGAGGCTAAATTCAAGGAAATAAACGAGGCCAACGAAGTTCTGTCGGACCCGGAAAAAAGAAAGCTCTACGACCAACTGGGCGAGAATTACCGCGACGGACAGAATTTTACCCCCCCGCCGGGCGGCGGCTTTGAGCACTCGCGCCAAGGCGGCTTCCAGTACACCGGGCAGGGCCAGGGACAGCATGATTTTTCCCAGTTCGAGGGGTTCAGCGATTTTTTTAATTCTATTTTCGGCGGTGCTGAAGGTTTTGGCGGGGCCGCGCATGGCGGTTTCGGGGATGCCGGCGGGTTTGAGCGGGCCGGCTATCCTCAACAGACGCGCTCAAGGCTTGACCTTGACGCAGAGCTTGAGCTTTCCCTTAAGGATCTGGTATGCGGCGGCCACAAGGACCTGAGCTTTTCCTATCGGACCGGCAGACGGACTGAAACGAAACAGGTGAGCGTCAACATTCCCAAAGGGCTGCGCGCCGGTTCAAGGCTGCGCCTTAAAGGTCAGGGCGCCTCCGCCCAGGGGAGAACAGGAGACCTTTACCTGAATATAAAAATAGCCGAGGACCCGCGTTTCACGGTTAAAGGCGACGACCTTGAAGTAAAAGTGACGGCCACTCCCTGGGACGCGGCCCTGGGCGCGGAAATCTGCGTTCCCGCCATTGACGGCCCTTTGACAATTAAACTCCCCCCCAATTCCCACACCGGCCGCAGCATGCGGATTTCCGGCCGCGGTCTGCCCAAAAAAGACGGCGCGCGCGGCGACTTATACGCCCTGATCGAGATAGACATCCCGGACAGCCTCACCCAGGAACAGCGGGACCTGTTTAAAAAACTCAAAGATCTGGAATAA